The DNA window TCCCTTGTCTTCCCGCCATACAAACCATCACAAGTATCTGCAAGGCCGTCTAAGTGAAGACCGCCTGTAATCAGTGCAAGAACCACAACCAGTATAAAACTTGCTACAGATTTCGGCAGTATGTATGACAGCGCCACATCCGCAGAAACAAGAATCCCTCCGATAACGGCTCCGGCAACCGGAAAGAAGGCCATTGCCCTCCCCATATCTGCCGGCCTTAATTCCCCCTTCATTGGAATGGGCAGAACTGTCAGGAATCCCAAAGCAATGAACAACTGTGTAATCACTCTATATCAATCCCCTTTTTCCTTAGAAAATACATATTAGCCTTGAAGAGGTTAATGATATTAAACAGATATGTCAACAATTCCTTTGTGAGTACAGCAATTCTCGGTGAACCCTTTTTCCCTTGCTAATGCGGGACAGGAATGTCCCGCCTATCGCGATAGGCGGGGTTTTCTAACCCCGCTGTAAGAGCACTTGCCTGATATTTCACCGAGAATTGCTGTTGTGAGTATTTGGCGTGTGGCCATTGATACATAAGTCAAGTTTTAGGAATGCATTGGTATCTACCAGGATTATACGAGGGATGAAAGAAATTTTCCTGCGGAAATAATCCTGATACCCTTTTCAAGCCTGTCAACAGAATCTCTTTTTACTACCTGATATAAGTATGGTATTGCCATACGTTCTTTGAAGTAGGTAAGATGGGGTGACGGGGTAGTATCATTGAGTTTAACTTCAACTGCAAACCACGGCTTGCCGCCTATGACAACGAGAAAGTCAACCTCCCGCTTATCAACATCACGCAGGAAGTTCAACTCTGCCTTGAATCCCTCATAATCGTTAATAAAATGAACAAATTTCAGAAGATGAGATGCTATGAGATTCTCAAAGCGGGCCGCCTCATCCTCTACATCAGACCAATCCCACAAGTATAGCTTAGCGTAACCGTTCACAGTTGACAGTTTACAGTTAACGGTTAAGAAAAATATAAAAGTAAGAGGAA is part of the Nitrospirota bacterium genome and encodes:
- a CDS encoding DUF4143 domain-containing protein; amino-acid sequence: MNGYAKLYLWDWSDVEDEAARFENLIASHLLKFVHFINDYEGFKAELNFLRDVDKREVDFLVVIGGKPWFAVEVKLNDTTPSPHLTYFKERMAIPYLYQVVKRDSVDRLEKGIRIISAGKFLSSLV